One segment of Candidatus Thorarchaeota archaeon DNA contains the following:
- a CDS encoding N-6 DNA methylase yields the protein MKHVKPDQMMQFYSELARLKDMVMQDLLHRDDRDILSQLVINRVVLAYFSAAEGLLGDEHPVNALADEHSPLSRIDSVAGLQSAASTVEVSRRTLRALAESLDTYSWTLDENTSNPSAVSPSLIGRDLERLVNRTHQRATGSFYTPTWIASYIVRSAMDARLAGTLDDLGHPHTDRSCTDLNMSSKLELAEAEALMGVLARLRVCDMACGAGVFLVMAARYLLGLHRVCAEAMSSTDSPTAQANPGHARGHEAVHRVLSSLYGCDIRPDALDTARLRLQLEYLRETPRVDSKLEDCLLFRLNLACGDSLLGDTEEDESPRESKSIRSAHASPGLFSCSDEEQGFDLIVGNPPYYRLSRASPDYISRLQRQYSHIRLESNVYVPFIERGYHLLREGGVLSYLVHKNLLTLNSFSSLRRWLLHECRIERLVDLGGGVFPGVTAETAVFALVKRRPHPESTVLLCSRAGGSERIVPHGSVAQHLFADEVANWEYRWPVYLDKTALLRLQRIRSRSRPLSSYLKVSRGIETGDNSRLVSCTPGASETWRSVIRGKDIARYRVMERAFINYCRTELSGPRNADMYAWEKLVTQQNSKYPVVAYDRGGHFVLNSATFMVCRDDVVVDLRTLLLILNSRLLQWVFRTMMTNRSEVTVNILPNNLGLLPIRLPERTDCWRVLADYMTLLAGMTDNAEDRALFEALDRKVVDPLVEELYLRDDHQLEFLIASHIVPIEGMSESAARAVVRETVPSLLSVIEQAPPHS from the coding sequence GTGAAACACGTCAAGCCCGACCAGATGATGCAGTTCTACAGTGAACTCGCTCGATTGAAGGACATGGTGATGCAAGACCTGCTGCACCGTGATGACCGCGACATCCTGTCTCAGCTGGTCATCAACAGAGTCGTGCTGGCATACTTCTCGGCAGCAGAGGGCCTTCTTGGAGACGAGCACCCTGTGAACGCTCTTGCCGACGAGCATAGCCCGCTGTCCCGAATAGACTCCGTTGCAGGTCTGCAGAGTGCTGCATCAACGGTTGAGGTGTCTCGTCGCACACTTCGCGCACTGGCTGAGTCTCTGGACACCTACAGCTGGACGCTGGACGAGAACACGAGCAACCCATCGGCGGTGAGTCCCAGTCTGATTGGTCGTGATCTTGAACGACTGGTCAATAGGACTCATCAGAGGGCGACTGGGTCTTTCTACACTCCCACTTGGATTGCTTCCTATATTGTGCGGTCTGCGATGGATGCTCGTCTGGCCGGAACACTCGACGACTTGGGACACCCACACACGGACCGTTCCTGCACAGACCTGAACATGAGCTCCAAGCTGGAACTAGCCGAGGCAGAGGCGTTGATGGGAGTATTGGCACGTCTCCGAGTCTGTGACATGGCATGCGGTGCTGGGGTCTTTCTTGTGATGGCGGCACGGTATCTTCTCGGTCTTCATCGGGTATGCGCAGAAGCAATGTCCTCTACAGATAGTCCGACTGCACAGGCGAACCCCGGTCATGCGAGGGGACATGAAGCAGTACACCGCGTTCTGTCTTCTCTCTATGGTTGTGACATACGGCCCGACGCATTGGACACCGCTCGGCTCCGACTCCAGCTGGAATACCTGCGGGAGACCCCGAGAGTCGACTCCAAGCTTGAAGACTGCCTGTTGTTTCGCCTGAATTTGGCCTGCGGTGACTCGCTGCTGGGGGACACCGAGGAGGACGAGTCTCCAAGGGAGTCCAAGTCCATAAGATCAGCTCACGCCTCTCCAGGACTCTTCTCATGCAGCGATGAGGAGCAGGGGTTCGACCTCATTGTCGGCAATCCGCCTTACTACCGCCTCTCAAGAGCATCGCCAGACTACATCTCCAGACTACAGCGCCAGTACTCCCATATTCGTCTGGAGTCCAACGTCTACGTCCCGTTCATTGAGCGTGGATATCATCTGCTGCGTGAAGGCGGCGTCCTGAGCTACTTGGTACACAAGAATCTCCTGACCCTCAACTCGTTCTCTTCGTTGCGGAGATGGCTCCTCCATGAGTGCCGCATTGAACGACTGGTCGACCTTGGGGGCGGCGTGTTTCCGGGAGTGACGGCTGAGACCGCAGTCTTTGCACTGGTCAAGCGTCGTCCACACCCTGAGTCGACGGTCCTGCTCTGTTCGCGAGCTGGCGGGTCTGAACGAATAGTACCACATGGCAGTGTGGCTCAGCATCTCTTTGCTGATGAGGTTGCTAACTGGGAGTACCGCTGGCCGGTCTACCTTGACAAGACTGCACTCCTACGGCTGCAGCGAATCCGGTCGAGGTCCCGACCTCTCTCGTCCTACTTGAAGGTGTCAAGGGGGATTGAGACCGGTGACAACTCTCGCCTTGTGTCATGTACACCCGGAGCCAGTGAGACGTGGCGGTCCGTCATCCGTGGAAAGGACATCGCGCGCTACAGAGTCATGGAGAGAGCATTCATCAACTACTGTAGGACTGAACTCAGTGGTCCTCGTAATGCGGACATGTATGCTTGGGAGAAGCTTGTCACTCAGCAGAACAGCAAGTATCCTGTTGTGGCCTATGACAGGGGCGGGCACTTCGTACTGAACTCAGCCACCTTCATGGTATGCCGTGACGACGTGGTAGTAGATCTGAGGACTCTGCTTCTGATTCTGAACTCCCGGTTGCTGCAGTGGGTCTTCAGAACCATGATGACAAATCGCTCTGAGGTCACCGTCAACATCCTGCCGAACAACCTCGGTCTGCTGCCCATCCGACTACCTGAAAGGACCGACTGCTGGCGCGTCCTTGCGGACTATATGACTCTCCTTGCCGGCATGACCGACAACGCAGAGGACCGAGCACTCTTTGAGGCTCTCGACCGCAAGGTTGTGGACCCTCTGGTGGAGGAGCTGTACCTGCGCGATGATCACCAACTGGAGTTTCTCATTGCCTCTCACATCGTTCCGATTGAAGGCATGAGCGAGTCGGCGGCCAGAGCAGTCGTGCGTGAGACGGTGCCCTCACTGCTCTCAGTCATTGAGCAAGCGCCGCCTCATTCATGA
- a CDS encoding Gfo/Idh/MocA family oxidoreductase encodes MHTGGGSLRPVTMAVVGAGDRGSTYAKYALLHPDRAKVVAVAEPNPHRREKMVREHGIPEHAAFDDWQALAERERLADAVIISTQDAMHTGPAVALAERGYHILLEKPMAPTEEECKRIVRAALSNHIIFAVCHVLRYTTYTRVLKSIVDSGMIGEVVSLQRLEPVGYWHQAHSFVRGNWRREDQSSFMLLAKSCHDIDWMRYIVGKRCAAVSSFGGRSHFRPEKKPPEASDRCLDCDYESKCPYSAKKIYMVFLRGGTHGWPLSVITDEVSEESVAKALREGPYGRCVYGCDNDVVDHQVVNMEFEGGQTASFTMTAFTRARAREDRVFGTRGEIQGDGSEVRVHDFLTDTTVVFRTDDTDSPPLGGHGGGDYHLIDTFVRAVALNDSALILSGPLETLETHLVTFAAERSRRERCVVEIDISHE; translated from the coding sequence ATGCACACAGGAGGCGGAAGTCTGAGACCCGTCACAATGGCAGTGGTTGGGGCCGGAGACAGAGGCTCAACGTATGCCAAGTACGCTCTGCTCCATCCCGACAGAGCGAAGGTGGTCGCTGTTGCGGAGCCCAACCCTCATCGCAGGGAGAAGATGGTCAGAGAACATGGGATTCCGGAACATGCGGCGTTTGACGACTGGCAGGCGTTGGCGGAGAGAGAGAGGCTTGCAGACGCGGTCATCATTTCGACACAGGATGCAATGCACACCGGTCCTGCAGTAGCCCTTGCCGAGAGAGGCTATCATATCCTACTGGAGAAGCCAATGGCGCCCACAGAGGAGGAATGCAAGAGAATCGTCCGCGCCGCTCTCTCGAACCACATCATCTTCGCGGTGTGCCATGTGCTCAGGTATACCACGTACACGCGCGTCTTGAAGAGCATCGTTGACTCCGGGATGATTGGGGAGGTCGTCAGTCTGCAACGGCTCGAACCTGTAGGCTACTGGCACCAGGCACACTCTTTCGTCAGAGGTAACTGGAGAAGGGAAGACCAGTCTTCGTTTATGCTATTGGCAAAGTCCTGCCATGACATCGACTGGATGAGGTACATCGTCGGGAAGAGGTGTGCGGCGGTCTCATCGTTCGGAGGGCGGTCTCACTTCCGTCCTGAGAAGAAACCTCCCGAAGCAAGTGACAGATGCCTGGACTGCGACTACGAGTCGAAGTGCCCCTATTCTGCGAAGAAGATCTACATGGTCTTCCTCAGAGGAGGAACACATGGCTGGCCGCTGAGCGTGATCACTGATGAAGTGAGTGAAGAGAGTGTGGCCAAGGCCCTCAGAGAGGGACCGTACGGCCGCTGCGTGTATGGCTGTGACAACGATGTGGTCGACCATCAGGTAGTGAACATGGAGTTTGAGGGAGGACAGACTGCATCATTCACCATGACTGCCTTCACAAGGGCCAGAGCAAGAGAAGACCGAGTCTTTGGTACCAGAGGTGAGATACAAGGAGATGGTTCGGAAGTCCGTGTGCATGACTTTCTCACTGACACCACAGTTGTCTTTCGGACGGATGACACTGATTCACCACCTCTTGGAGGACACGGGGGAGGCGACTATCACCTGATTGACACCTTTGTGCGAGCCGTGGCACTCAACGACTCAGCACTAATCCTCTCTGGTCCTCTAGAGACGCTTGAGACTCACCTTGTAACGTTCGCCGCAGAACGGAGTAGACGTGAGCGATGTGTTGTCGAGATTGACATCTCTCATGAATGA
- a CDS encoding Lrp/AsnC family transcriptional regulator, with protein MVCAVDSPGALTTGGGRLLGLTGQYLSLLIAVQENPFGTIDQIAKAAEVSKPTAVKRIKELQGLENGRAYFSVTPLLNYYNLGLETVDVLLETPDAASTQAIERVAKAHPYTVYRCRCYGSVNGVLLQFNPPLGTSGQVKELVRRLKKQGLVDSTRFLTTDQEPTIYSTLKIKGWDPKTLTWKFDWDAWFASAAEDSPRPMVRHEKPGQALTWLTKNDLEVIYELMNGARRKNREIIDALAKRGIRITPQTFSRRLQSINEQCIEGYRVVFDPAAFDIYSNIIVFGRGNAEYLQRVRNRMRTNPIPFESTMRISGEELFWFLRLQPTHLSPLLTSLFSNLTETSICLVDYTHAFLYNIWPETLDEEQRMWRTDRSFMVDDVLRDAGVEQ; from the coding sequence ATGGTATGTGCAGTAGACTCTCCGGGGGCTTTAACAACTGGGGGTGGTCGTCTGCTCGGTCTGACGGGACAGTACCTATCTCTTCTGATTGCCGTACAAGAGAATCCTTTTGGTACTATTGACCAGATTGCCAAGGCCGCAGAGGTATCCAAACCTACGGCAGTGAAGAGAATCAAGGAGCTGCAGGGACTGGAGAACGGGAGAGCCTACTTCTCCGTGACTCCCCTCCTCAACTACTACAATCTGGGACTCGAGACCGTCGATGTTCTCCTTGAGACCCCTGACGCCGCGAGCACACAGGCGATAGAGAGAGTGGCCAAGGCACATCCATATACCGTGTATAGATGTCGGTGCTATGGTTCAGTGAATGGCGTCCTGCTACAGTTCAATCCGCCGCTCGGTACATCAGGCCAGGTCAAGGAGCTTGTCAGACGCCTCAAGAAGCAAGGACTCGTAGACAGTACGAGGTTTCTCACGACCGACCAGGAACCAACAATCTATTCGACTCTCAAGATCAAGGGATGGGACCCCAAGACCTTGACGTGGAAGTTCGACTGGGACGCATGGTTTGCTTCCGCGGCTGAAGACTCACCCAGACCCATGGTTCGTCATGAGAAGCCCGGACAGGCTCTGACGTGGCTCACTAAGAACGACCTCGAAGTCATCTACGAACTCATGAACGGCGCCAGAAGGAAAAACAGGGAGATAATAGATGCTCTGGCCAAGAGAGGCATCAGAATCACACCGCAGACGTTTAGCAGACGACTTCAATCCATAAACGAGCAGTGCATTGAGGGCTATCGTGTGGTCTTTGACCCCGCTGCCTTTGACATCTACAGCAACATCATAGTGTTCGGACGTGGCAACGCGGAGTACTTGCAACGGGTCAGGAACAGGATGAGGACTAATCCAATACCATTTGAGTCCACGATGCGTATCTCAGGGGAAGAGCTGTTCTGGTTCCTTCGTCTCCAACCCACTCACCTCTCTCCACTGCTCACGAGTCTCTTTTCAAACCTCACAGAAACCTCGATATGTCTTGTTGACTATACACACGCCTTCCTGTACAACATATGGCCAGAAACACTCGACGAGGAACAGAGGATGTGGCGCACCGACAGGAGCTTCATGGTAGACGATGTCCTCCGAGATGCGGGAGTCGAGCAGTGA
- a CDS encoding class II glutamine amidotransferase, whose protein sequence is MSFSSPIGTRISLDIFQARGQTNPDGWGIGYYIDGLLQVIKEPRPAVRSMLYEFAEHTIETKTLISHVRRSTCGVRSYTNTHPFYRSVYVGGRLSEFAFAHNGTVKDVDRFPPECFSPLGTTDSETIFCYILERLVKRGVVQWTTHDFEFLRDLLTDINDQENEVNCILTNGELLFCYSDENRHNGGLRLLRRTPPFQALDLVEGEDVLGTVEMSTQNIAGPPAEAAMGYIVVTRALTGGEWDEFRPGELVVFREGHIVFPDDRLD, encoded by the coding sequence ATGAGCTTCAGTTCACCAATCGGCACAAGGATCTCGCTGGACATCTTTCAGGCGCGCGGTCAGACGAACCCTGACGGTTGGGGCATCGGTTACTACATAGACGGGCTGCTTCAGGTCATCAAGGAACCCCGTCCGGCAGTGCGAAGTATGCTCTACGAATTTGCAGAGCACACAATTGAGACCAAGACGCTCATCAGTCATGTGCGTCGCTCGACATGCGGTGTGCGGAGTTACACCAACACGCATCCCTTCTACAGAAGCGTGTATGTTGGAGGTCGATTGAGCGAGTTCGCCTTTGCTCACAATGGGACAGTCAAGGATGTGGACCGGTTCCCTCCAGAGTGCTTCAGTCCTCTCGGGACGACAGACTCTGAGACCATCTTCTGCTACATCCTCGAGCGCCTCGTGAAGAGAGGTGTCGTCCAGTGGACCACTCATGACTTTGAGTTCCTCCGAGACCTGCTCACGGACATCAATGACCAAGAGAATGAGGTCAACTGCATCCTGACGAATGGTGAGTTGCTCTTCTGCTACTCCGATGAGAACAGGCATAACGGGGGTCTCAGGTTGCTGAGGCGTACTCCCCCGTTCCAAGCCCTTGACCTCGTTGAGGGCGAGGATGTGCTTGGGACGGTCGAGATGTCAACACAGAACATTGCCGGTCCTCCTGCTGAGGCCGCCATGGGCTACATTGTCGTGACGCGTGCTCTGACAGGCGGGGAGTGGGACGAGTTTCGCCCTGGTGAGCTGGTGGTGTTCAGAGAAGGCCACATCGTGTTTCCGGATGACCGGCTTGATTAA
- a CDS encoding class I SAM-dependent methyltransferase produces the protein MAWREECSSPPQRPWSSDGGTSIQSRDAFDAIALAYDNSIDWDARLKREIPFVLRHLPKGRGARVLDLACGSGRHSVALASRGFEVVGLDSSHVMLSAAAELVRREGVSVRLIESRMEDLHSLRLGKFNLVLCLGNSLALLPDQYTLTEVLVAIEKSLAPGGTLLFQVLNFEEIRFSKFDSFPLKRGVTPTGEEVVFARFFDHSGSRGLSTLVFSAMRKTGDCWASEVRCQHVLNLDRGILERLLRQTGFKRISWTADYEGSVFEPQRSRDLVVVASRDE, from the coding sequence GTGGCATGGAGGGAAGAGTGCTCTTCACCCCCTCAGAGACCCTGGTCGAGTGATGGAGGGACTAGTATTCAGAGCCGGGATGCCTTTGATGCAATCGCGCTCGCATACGATAACTCCATAGACTGGGATGCGAGACTCAAGAGGGAGATTCCATTCGTGCTCAGACACCTGCCAAAGGGCCGAGGAGCGCGAGTCCTAGACTTGGCGTGTGGTAGCGGTCGCCACTCCGTCGCGCTGGCTAGCCGGGGATTTGAGGTGGTCGGGCTGGACAGCAGCCATGTGATGCTCTCTGCGGCTGCGGAGCTGGTGCGTCGAGAGGGGGTCTCAGTGAGGCTCATCGAGTCGAGGATGGAGGACCTGCACTCACTGCGGCTAGGCAAGTTCAATCTTGTACTGTGCCTTGGCAACTCGCTGGCTCTGCTCCCTGACCAATACACTCTCACTGAAGTCCTCGTAGCCATTGAGAAGTCGCTCGCTCCCGGCGGCACCCTCCTCTTCCAAGTGCTCAATTTTGAAGAGATAAGGTTCTCCAAGTTCGACAGTTTCCCTCTGAAGCGAGGTGTGACACCAACGGGGGAGGAGGTAGTGTTCGCTCGTTTCTTTGACCACTCCGGGAGTCGCGGTCTGTCCACGCTTGTGTTCTCAGCCATGAGGAAGACTGGTGATTGTTGGGCGTCCGAGGTGCGGTGTCAGCATGTGCTCAACCTTGATAGAGGGATTCTTGAGCGATTGCTTCGACAGACGGGCTTCAAGAGGATCTCTTGGACTGCAGACTACGAGGGGAGTGTCTTCGAGCCACAGAGGTCTAGGGATCTAGTCGTTGTGGCCAGCCGAGATGAATGA
- a CDS encoding SDR family oxidoreductase — MDTGLSGQHAIVTGAAGGIGLETVLHLLREGARVTAAYHTSAGSLTEIAREWRDSINPHSVDVTSEESVKHLFDQAVARLGRIDILVANAGIANPQPVGVHEMTLAQWQRTMSVNLTGVFLCAKYFLANLRDHPAENASLVMIGSTAGVFGEAWFSDYATSKAALHGLMMSLKNEIVHLARHGRVNIVNPGWTATPMASDVLREKGLVTRILQTIPLRKTATPADIAAAVVYLASDKLAGHVSGQAITVAGGMEGRVLFTPSETLVE; from the coding sequence ATGGACACTGGACTGAGCGGACAACATGCCATTGTCACTGGTGCTGCAGGAGGGATAGGTCTTGAGACAGTGCTTCATCTCCTCCGAGAGGGAGCACGTGTGACTGCGGCCTACCACACATCTGCAGGGAGCTTGACGGAGATTGCAAGAGAGTGGCGCGACTCAATCAACCCACACTCGGTGGATGTGACAAGTGAGGAGAGTGTCAAACACCTATTCGACCAGGCGGTGGCAAGACTGGGGAGGATTGACATCTTGGTGGCGAATGCAGGGATAGCTAATCCTCAGCCGGTCGGTGTCCACGAGATGACACTGGCCCAGTGGCAGAGGACCATGTCGGTCAACCTCACCGGGGTATTCCTCTGCGCGAAGTACTTCCTCGCCAACCTGAGGGACCATCCGGCCGAGAATGCAAGTCTTGTGATGATAGGGTCAACTGCGGGCGTGTTTGGAGAGGCATGGTTCTCAGACTATGCAACCTCGAAGGCGGCCTTGCACGGTCTCATGATGAGCCTCAAGAATGAGATAGTACACCTGGCACGCCATGGCCGGGTCAACATTGTAAACCCCGGGTGGACCGCGACACCTATGGCATCGGATGTCCTCAGAGAGAAAGGTCTGGTGACGAGAATACTCCAGACAATACCGCTACGCAAGACGGCTACACCCGCAGACATTGCTGCCGCAGTAGTGTACTTGGCATCTGACAAGCTGGCTGGACACGTCAGCGGCCAAGCCATCACAGTAGCAGGTGGCATGGAGGGAAGAGTGCTCTTCACCCCCTCAGAGACCCTGGTCGAGTGA